The genomic interval GTACAATTTCCACATAAAAGAACACATATATTAGGCTCTATCTTGTTATTACTGATTGGTTCTTTAATTTTTACAATAATAATATTGTTGACTTTCGGAATTACTATCTATATTATTTTAAAGCAGAAAAAAGTATCTGAAATAAAATCAGATTTTATTAATAATATGACTCATGAATTTAAAACCCCTATTGCAACTATTTCGCTTGCAGCAGATTCAATAAATAACGAAAATATAATACAAAACAAGGAAAAAATTCAGCATCTTACCGGAATTATTAAAAAAGAAAACAAAAGAATGAATACACAGGTTGAAAGTGTATTACAAATGGCCTTAATTGACAAACAGGATTTTAGATTTAATTTGCAAAACCTTGATATTCATGAATTAATAAAAAAAGCTGTTGAAAATATCAGCTTACAAATTGAAAAACGAGAAGGATTAATTTCTGTAAATTTAGAAGCAACAAATCATCACATGTTAATTGATGAAACACATTTTATGAATATAGTTTTTAATTTACTGGATAATGCTAATAAATATTCGGACAAAAAACCTGAAATAACAATTAATACTGTTAGTAACGAAAATGGTATATATATATCGGTAACCGACAAAGGTATTGGCATGACAAAAGATAATCAGCGTAAGATATTTGACAAATTTTACAGAATTAATTCAGGCAACATACATGATGTAAAAGGATTTGGATTAGGGCTATGTTATATTAAGGCTGTTCTGCTTGCCCTGCACGGTAATATTAGTGTTAAAAGCGAATTAAATAAAGGAAGTACATTTGAAGTTTTTTTACCATTTCAAAAATAAAATATAATGGATACTAACGGAAGAATTTTTTTAGTTGAAGATGAC from Bacteroidales bacterium carries:
- a CDS encoding HAMP domain-containing histidine kinase yields the protein MNKKWIFILILLICISLTGIISVQYYWIRNAIKVKEVQFDYNVKNALKNVVKKLETNETAFYIKQYYSSFSHNKVQKITTKDKKNDIFNKIIIDTSKNNIRININFNTDNGSRIFSNINIDTSVYSNNLKARFWYYSSVDTTPNKINRKEQWYEQKSTAINNIISQMMFEFDNFGNPLERRLKLSSLDKVIYSELLNEGINTNFEYAVLSGNNIKTIPVSSNGFNLKSSNNIYKVKIFPNDIFTVSDYLLVQFPHKRTHILGSILLLLIGSLIFTIIILLTFGITIYIILKQKKVSEIKSDFINNMTHEFKTPIATISLAADSINNENIIQNKEKIQHLTGIIKKENKRMNTQVESVLQMALIDKQDFRFNLQNLDIHELIKKAVENISLQIEKREGLISVNLEATNHHMLIDETHFMNIVFNLLDNANKYSDKKPEITINTVSNENGIYISVTDKGIGMTKDNQRKIFDKFYRINSGNIHDVKGFGLGLCYIKAVLLALHGNISVKSELNKGSTFEVFLPFQK